CCAGGAAGATAGACGTACACACTCACCTCACTCCTCTTTAGCTCTATCTATTGCCTCAGAGCTACAAGCCCCAATATCAAGTGTGTCTTAGACCCAAAGACTCCAAATCTGTCCCCTCTGCTGCTGCCCAAAGTCCCCTTTCAAGGATATCTCCCCACCTCCTACCTGCAGTTGCCTCCATAGTTGGATCAGTGACCCAGGACTTAGAGTAGGGACAAGGTTCATTATAACCAGCTGACCCTCCCACCTGCCCCTTCCCGAGTCACGCCTCCTTGAAGACGCTGCAAGGAAGCAATAGGGTAATGGTTAACAGCAATGGGACTTAGTCTCTGGAAAGTCAATGTCTATGTTCCTTCTGCTCTCAGTCCTGGGCCCTACCTGTCTCAAGAGAGCCTTTAACTAACCCAGTTGTTCttgtgtccagaaaaaaaaaaggagatcacTGGTCATTGGAATTCCAGGCTGGGGGCAGTAAGTATGAAAAGGGGGATTGGAATTCTAAGGCCCAGCATGGAAAACCTCATCCCAGGGTCTTACATGCAGCCCCTCCAGCAACAAAATTATCTAAAGATATTTATGTCTTTTCCTTTGGCTATCAGACTATTCAAACACTGGATCCCAAAGATTTGGAATTTCTCCAGGAATCTTAaactggagaagagaaaaagatgaagCTCTCCCTGGTGCCAGCCAGAATTTGTCTCCCAAGAAGAGATGTCACAGAGTTCTGACAATTTGTCAGATCACCTCACAGGACAGACTGGAGCAGAGTCAATGAACCAGTGGTTCAAAACCACACCCTGACAGAACTGCTTAGTAGGCATACCTCTTGCCCTCTCCTGTATTTAAATCTAAACCCCAGGTCAGGACCCTGAAAGATGagctgggggcggggagggggttGTCACTGGACCTCTTCTTCATATGGCCACCTCAGACAAATCTCCTTTCTCCACTTTTCTAAgttaaaaaatttacttatttatagcatggaggtggtggtgcatgccttaatcccagcacttgggaggcagaggcaggcggatctctgtgggtttgaggccatcctggtctacagagtgagttccaggataggcagggttacacagaaaaaacctgtctccaaaaaagttatttatttagggggggagggaagatgtgagaaaggggagagagtgTGAGTACCCAAAGAGGCCAGGAGATGGGGTTAGAACCCTTGGAGCttagttacaaatggttgtgagctcccccaacatgtggttgctgggaattcaactcctgtcctctggaagagagttctgaacctgctgaaccatctctccagtgtttCTCTGCTTTTTCACTATTCTCTTTTTAAGTAGCTTATCGAGGATTATTGAGTGGCAGAGTTCAGCTTGTTAGGGCTGCCAGAGCCCAGGCATCGTACTAAAACTCCAGCAATCCTATTGCCTCTGAGTCTAGTGGCCAGGAACTATCCTCAGTAGAAGGGAAACCAGACTAACCCTTTCTTGGAATCACCAAGCAAGGAAGAGGAGACCACAGGGAGTGGAAGACACACAGCTTTTTAATAGCAGCAAAGTGGGCACACTTATCCTTAGTGGCCCTGGAGCCATTGATGCCTGTGTAGTTGAGGGGACATGAGGCTGGGAAAAGCACCAATGTGAGGGCATTTTGCATCCAGAGGTGAGCATAAGGCAGGAATGGGAAGCCATCCAGTACAGCTGCTGGATGGCAGAACTCTCAGCATGACAAACAAACATGAGAGGTGTGCCCCTTGCTAACACCATCAGAGGAGGGAGAGGTTAAGACCGGTGGTGGGCCACAGGGCATTTTGGCCACTCATGTATCATATTCTTCTAGTCCTTCTAGGCAAAAGAAGAGGTGACATGCTCAATATCCAAGTCCAAGCATCAATTCACCATATTTTGACCTTGTGAAATCTAGCTTGGGGTCCTGGCTGGACTTGTTGTGGGTTGGGGCAGTACAGTTGTGCCCATTGCTTTGCCTGCAGATCTTTCTGGAAGGAGTTGTGCACACCATAGAGGGAAGGGTTTTGGGGTCAGTGGTTCCACAAGCTAGATCACAGCTGTCACCGTCATCCAGAGCCTCCCAGCTGCTCCAGAAGGGTCTTGACCTCACTCTCCACTCGAAGAAGCTGAGCCTTGCGCCAAGGATTAAGGGTGGCGCCTCGGCTATCTTCCAGATCTCGAAGCAACAGCTTGAGATGGCTCTGGACCCGGGCCGGGTCCCAGCTGTTGAGGTTGCGCTGGATTTCACTAAGGATCACCGACCAGTACTCAGAGACCGCTGCTCCTTCTGTCAGAGAGGCCACAACCCGCGCACCACCTTCGCCAGAGCCTCCCAAGTCCCGCAGGACCTGACGACCCTCTGAACTCAGCTCATTGAAGTAGAGGCTAGTGGGAAAGAGATGGACGGATGTCATTCATTGGAGTTTGAGAAGGCCCAAGGTGGATATAGGCAGAGAGCCAGGAAGCATTAGAACTCCCTTCAGGCAGCTGAGTGGGAGGGGCCAAGCGTCTGTAATAAGAGCTGCggatgtagctcaggtggtagagtgcttagcACTTACAACAAAAAGAATCTGCAATAAGCCAGGAACAGAGCTGGTGGAAACATTTAGAAATGGAGGCAGGGAATCGGAGCAGGTTAAGGGACAATCACAGCGGACTTGGGTGGGCTCAGCACTGGGTAAAGCAGGATAAGAAAGGGAACACAGACAGCAGGCTCAGATGGAGCGCAGCCCCTGGGTAGGAAGAACATAATGAAGAGAGGGAAAAACCAGGGTTAGGCCTAGGGCATGAGACCAGCCCAGGACTTACTGCAGCAGCTCCAGAGAAGGATGGTCCCGAGCAGCCTTAGCCAAGGCCAGAGCTGCTGCGTCACCAGCACCGTTGTAGGCCACGTTCAGTTCCTGCAGTTGTTTGTTGCGGTCCAGCTGGGTAGCCAGCAGCTCCAGCCCCTTGTCTCCAAGATCAGTGTGTAGCAAGGACAGGTGCGTCAGCGAGGTGTTTCCTGCCAGGCCCTCCATCAGTAAGGCAACCCCTGCTGCTGTCAGTGGGTTGTTGGACAGCCTAAGGGCCATAAGCAAGGCAAGGTTGGGCGGGTATTGTAGATGTGCAAGCTGGGTGTTAGGATTTTAGCCAAAGGGGGCACATctgggttggaggccagcctggatgcaGACTTGAGGTCCAGGAGAAGGGACAATGAAATGAGAGTGTTGCCTGCCCAGGATGGGGAGTGAGAGAAAGGTTTCtcttcaccctcctgtttctcttgcttcctgaccgcccccccccccatttccttaTTAGTCCCCCTCTTACACCTTCCTTAACTGCCTCCCCAGCCTCTGGTCCTCCATGCTTTCTAATTCCGCACCCCACCCCCGCCTCCggttttcattaaaaaagaaaattacttattttgtgcatgtgtgcctgtgagtgtgagGTGAGGGAAGAGGCcatgagatcagaggacaacttgtgagaattGGTTCTTCCCTTCCAACCaacttgtgggtcctggggactaaactcagtttgtcaggcttggcagcagccacctttaccttctgagccatctcaccaggagTCCCCTTCTGCACTCGTTTCTCCTTCCTCATTCGCCTTTCCTGATTCTAACCAGAAACCAGGACCCCCAGGCATCTGGGTTCCTAGGAAATCAGCTAACATCTTGGGAGCAACTAGAGAGTATCCAGCGTTATGGTGAGTCTGCAGAGAACAGTGACTCTGTTGCCAGGCAACTGGCCCAGGAATTACTGCAGCTTTCCTGTCCCCCAGGCTAATATTAGCCAGGAGAAAGGCTTTCTTAGCACCCACTCCTGGTATCTTCCTTGCtactttctttatatttatttttggtttgtttgttttggggggggacctgagtttctctgtgtagcacagaCTGTCTTGTAGACCCtgcaggaacttgctctgtagaccaggctagccttgaactcacagacctgcctttctctgcctcctgagtgctggggttaaggacatgtgccaccaccttgCTCCTTTCTGATGTTTGTAATAGACATGGACAAGGAGCTAGCCAGGGCCCAGACAACCTCTTTTCTAGAGGCAGGGTGGGCCTATGCCAGCCATGTTGTAAGGCAGGGTGCTCTCCATGTTAGAAGAGCCAGATACTCCCTCAGGCCCCTGCTAGGACACTCCCATCAGGCCCCTGCTAGGACACTCACCGCAGAGTGGTAATCTGGCACTGGTTGTGTAGCAGCAGATCTCGGAGGTCCCTGCAGGCCTCAGGGCCCAGGCTGTTCAGTTGCAACCTGGAGCAGAAGGTGGCCCGAGGAGAGGTAAGAGACCAAGAATGCAGTTCAGCATGGGGTCTTCCTATGGACTGTGCCCTTTCCTCACCAGCCTGCTTCCTACCATCAACACTTGTCTTCCCTCATCCTGCTCCTGTCACCTCTGCCCACACCTTCTCCATCCTACCCTTCTGGGGTCTGCTATGTCAAGGGACATGAGTTGGAGGTTTGTGGTTGTATTGCAGGAAGGAAGAGCCTTGAGAGATGGAGCCTGTTTTGAAGAGCAGGAAGGGGATCTGCTCTTGGAGTGGATTAGCTGGACTTGTGGTTCCCACCAGAATGGGTTGTTGTCCAGCAAGCCTTCTCCATGTGCCTGGCCTTATCTACACACAgctgtttccttctctgttcttctgccAGGTTGAAATGCAGCCTCAGGGGTTTTCAGCAGAAGATGAACCCAAGCACAGCctttcagcctccaaagctataaatTCCTCCCCCCACTATCCTCCTTCTTGAGATAGGTCTTCttattttaagagtttatttgattatttctgtatatgagtgctctacctgcatgtatgcctttatgccttaagagggccaccatgtggttgctgggaattgaactcagaaactctggaagagcagccagtgctcttaacctctgagccatctctccagccctaagaggcagggtcttatgtagaccaggctggcctgaaactcacagtgtAGCTCAAGCTGAACTCAAACTTACAGCattcctcctgccccagtcttTTGAATGCTGGGGCTCAGGCCTAGCCTTAGGTATTGttttagcaacagaaagcagattCAGACATgtcctctgcccttcttcattcctctggcctccctagctccTTCTCTTCCCCGCTTCCTATCCAACCCCATCTTCCCTTCATTCCTGTACCTACGGATTAGTCCTCACCCCAGTTTCCGGGCACGCAGGAAGACAGGCATGAGAGTGTGTAGCCCAGCAGGATCCAGCTGGCAGGAAGCCAAGTTCACCTCATCCAGAGGGTGCTTTCCGCTTCCTAGTACAGCAGCCACTACTGTGCACTTGAGGGGTGTCATGCGCACACCTGCTAAATTGAGCTGGCGCAGGGAGCCGAGCACCTCCGCTGAGAAGCGCTGGTTCTGGAACtcatagtggaagaagagatggtCAAGAAGCTCTGAGGGGGGCAGCACTTGCCGACCCATCTCCCCCAGTTTCTTCTTGATGGCCTGGGCATTCTCCAGGGCATCCAGGTTCTTGATGGGGCAACCAAGCTGAGCCAGCACCGCCCGGTTGTGGGCAGAGAGAAGTCCCCCCATGAACATGGGGAAGAGCTCAAAGACTTCATCCTCAGGGGGCTCATCTGGGTGGCGCTTGGGGCCCTCCACACCCAGGATGCTGGCACCCATCTGATCCAGAACATCATCATTGTAGTAGTCCTCCTCCCggaacatctccagcaccatggcctGGGCCACCGCCTCCCGACTCTTACTCACCATGCGCCCAAACACCCGTGGAACCACCTGGAAGAGAAGCATGGGAGGGGCATGGCCTTCCACTCATCCAATCAGCCTTCAAGGCTCAGTTCAAGATAGACACGCTCCTTCCAACTGTTCTAACCTTGGGATCTCCCCTTGAACTCACAACACCACTGGCCAGATCACACTACTCCTCCTTGCTGTGACACCCTCCACGGCTCCCCACTTGCTTGTGAGGCAAACTCCAAAGATTTGGCCTGAAACAGAAAACTTTTCATAATCTGGCCCCAACTTGACTTTTCTAGGGTCATCTCTCAAACACTTGTTTCATGCACTCTAGATGTTAGGGacctctttcttttccccaagtGCCCATTCATTTGCCAGTCCAGGAGGTGGTGGGGAAGAAAGAATACATACAGTTGTCCCTCCACAGGAGGTCAGTTCTGGATCCCTTGTGGATATCAAACATGCCTGGATGCTCAAGTCCCTTATATAAAATGAGTATTTGTGCATAGTCTATGCACACCTTACTGTATATTAAATAATCTCTGGACTACTTACAACACTTAATACTAATGTAACACTCAATATGAATGCTAAATGTAGAATGGTTATGTGGTAATTATTTATGTGAGATAAACAGTACTATATTGTTTTGAAAAAGGCCTGTATATAGCTAGGCgatggtgtgtgccaccgctgctCAACAGTAATCTAAGCTTTGGGAATCTTAGGTAGGAttgcaactttaatcccagcgctcaggaggcagaggcaggtggatctctgtgagttcgagaccagcctggtctacaagagctagttccaggacagcctccaaagccacagagaaactctgtctcgaaaacaaaaaaagaagaagaggaagaagaagaggaagaagaaaaaggagaaggagaaggagaaggagaaggagaaggagaagaagaagaagaagaagaagaagaagaagaagaagaagaagaagaagaagaagaaggcctatatatttttaatactgATACTTCTGTGTGGACAGTGCTGAGGGTTGAGCCCAAGGCTTCACACATGTTAAGCATATGCCAATTATGGACCCACACCCccagcttcattttttaaattattttatgtgcatgagtgttttgtctacaggtatatatgtgtaccatgtgcatgtctgatgcctgtggaggtcaaaaaagaacattggatcctctggaactggagttttagatgattgtgagctaccacatgtgtgctggaaatagacccaggtcctctgcaaaaaacaagtgctcttaaccactgagccattctgcCTAGCCACTTACttgcatttcttttaaagatttgttttatttttaattacacacacacatatatgtaggaATGTGAACATGGATGCAGCTTCCTAAAGAGGCCAGAGGGGGTTgggcctccccagagctggagatACAGTGGTTGGGAGCTACTaaacatggttgctgggaactgaactcaggtcctctgcaggggTAAAAGAATCTCTTAACTCCCGAGTCATCAATCACTCTAGGTTTCTACAATCTTTCTTCAGATGttttccttatcttttttttttttttaagacaggctcttgccagctggtggtggcacagacctttaatcccaacactcagaaggcagaggcaggaggatctctgagttccaggccagccaggtctacagagtaagtttcaggtaaagccaggactacacaaagaaatgctgcctcaaacaaaacaaaacaaaaacaaagacaggcTCTTATTGTTGGAGTCCACATAGCCTAGACATCTAGGTCCTCCTACATTAGATTCCAgggtactgggattagaggcaggTGCCACTAGGCCCTGAtagtcaaatattttctttctcttgctcctcctcctccttctcttcttcttgtcTTCTTCTTGAGATGGGGTCTGTGTTCCAGGCTTGACCTGAAATGTCTagatagctgaagatgactttgaactcctgatcctcctgcctctgccttccaagtgctggggttacaaacacACACCAATGTATCTGCTTCAAACATTTGCAATCTGCAGGAGGATGCACGCACAGACGGCAGAATGCAAGGGGCTGACTTTCAGCCACTCAGTTAGAGACCAGGCTGGGTGTTATAAATATATTAACACTTTCAACATCCTGATCATCCCAGCAACCACAATTGATGTGGCTCCTGCTGCTTCATGGTCCCGTGTGGTAGTCCCTGCCAAACTCAGTGCCCTCATCCCAAGCCTCCACCCCTGCTTcctatgctcccttcccttcgACTTTTCTTGCCTTCCTCAGGACTGAGGCTCCCCCTTTTTTCAGAGCCTCCATGATGCTGCTTGCTAGAGTTCCTGCCACCCCAAATTGTCCTCTTGGCTAATCCTTCAGAAATCAGTTTAAATGTTCTTCCAGAAGGCTTTTCTGACTGCTCAAAACAGGTACATCTATATCTCTTAGAACatcaaaacttttctttctttttctttttctttttctttctttctttttttttttttttttttttttggtttttcgagacagggtttctctgtgtagctttggagcctatcctggcactcgctctggagaccaggctggcttcgaactcacagggatccgtctgcctctgcctcccgagtgctgggattaaaggcgtgggccaccaacgcctggccaagaATATCAAAACTTTTCTTACAGGCATTTATCATTTTTCATTGTGTAGGCATGTTGACTTTTGTGTTTGGTCTGTAAAGTCAGAAAAGGCAGGAGCCTGCAGACATTAATTGGTTTCTCCCACAAACCTAACACATTGTCCCCGCACACAGCAAGTACTGAAATATTTAACAGAGAATGAGTTACAGGTTTGCTATGTCACCTCCCATCCTTGCAAAGAAACATGAGGTTGTTTGATGGCACCTTCTCTGGTGTCTCCATTATTGTTcgtttttctcctttctttctttcttttcttttcttttttttttttttttttttggtgggggtgttttaagacaaggtttccctgtgtagccttggctgtcctggaactagctctatagaccaggctggccttaaactcagaggtctgcctgcctctgcctcccaagtgctgggattaaaggtgtgtgctaccaccgcccagcttattGCTCATTTTTCAAATGTGAGGTTCTTGCCACAGAAGCGATAATACTCCATATTAGTCTGGGAACAAGACCAGAAAATACCATTTTGTGAAGATGAATGAATATGATTATCAAGAAGGCTGAGgatgcagttcagtggtagagtgttgcCAGACATGTGCAGGACCCTGGACCCAACTCTCAGCTCAGAAAGAAGAGGAGTGTGAGGgtgcatgctcgtgtgtgtgtatatgtggacgCCCTAGATTGATCCCAGAAATCGTCCTCAACGACCCTTTCATCTTATTCTTTGGGCAGGGTCTGTCAATCAGACGCAGAGCTCACTATCCAGTTTGCTCCAGGGATTCTGTGTCTTAGTTTTTTGAGGTGGAATTATGGATGATCCACCACAATCATTTAGCATTTTCATAGGTTCTAGAGACCCAAACTGAATCCTCATGCTCTCACTGCAAGCattttaaccattgaaccatctctccagcccagtttctTCAAGATATAAAAGGAGATTGGAGTAAGTAGCTCATCTCCAGATATCTAGGGCTGATTTGCAAACAAAGGAAGAAGCAGTGAGGCAACTGGCAGACATCAGCAAGACTGGCTCCCTCCATCCCCCAGGAACATCCCATATCTGCCCTGCTCACGGCATCACCCTCAGGCCTGTTGGCTGGTTTCTAGAGTGGACCTGCGCCCAGGATGGACTGTCCTAAACCGATTACCTATGTCATTCATCCTCccagaacaaatgaataaatggcaTCTGCTTTATAAAACTCATCCCCAGTGATCGAGTTAGCATGAGTCATTGCTCCTGGGGCCCAATCTCCTCTGAAGGAGCAGACACAATTGAGTTTCTGGGCCTGGGGttactggggatgtagctcagtgcctAGCAGGTACAAAGtcttgggttcaatctccagcaacacaaaaagaaaaggaaaaaaaaagtttctgggcCTGCAAACTAGACTGCAATGACCCAGTCTGTCTCTCGGCAGtagtaaagaaggaaagaaagaaagaaagaaagaaagaaagaaagaaagaaatccttgtTAGGAATCCATGTGGGATTGTTTCAAAAATCCCTGTAACCTCAATTCCCCTTTTAAACCCCAAGCCTCCCTGTGGATTCTTTCTCCCCATTCCTTAGACCTCAATTCCACTAAAAGCCAAATTTCCAGAAGATTTCCATGTATGCAAGAGGCAGCCTCTCCCCACTGAGAGAAGACAAGAAATGCATACAGATCATGAGGCATTCTGGAATCCTGGGAGGAAggaacaaggagagagagagagagagagagagagagagagagagagagagagggagggagggaggagagaggagagagaggagagagttggTGTCAGGGATCTTTACCTTAAGCAAGTTGAATAGGAGAGGCAGAATCCGCAGAGGCAACAGCTTGGCCACGATGCCCAGTACCAGGCTGACATCCTCCCCAACGCGGCCCACTAACTCAACCACTTCTTTACCCACTCGCTGCAGGGCTGTTTTTCGTAAGCCCAGCACAATGTAGAGGGCAGCCAGGTATTCCTGCATAGCGGGCACCGTGAATACGAAAGTACCCAGGTGTCCTGGTTCCACACACGGGGCCAGGAAAAATCTCAGGGCATCCCGTCGGAAGATCTGCAGCAGTTGAAATTCTTCCTCTGTCTTGATGCCAGCTTCCAGGCAGCCACGGACATCCTCTTCAGAGAAATAGGTCTTGCGGGATGACACGCCCTCATAGGCCAACTTGCCCATGGTTCGGGCTGCATAGGCCATCAGGGATAAATTGGAGGGATGGGTGCTGTCCAGTGTTTCACCGCTAAAGTTCAGACGAAGGAAGCTGGTGTAGATGCTTGTGAGGGTCTGGCCAGCAGGTGTAGGAGCATGCAGGAAGTGCAAGGTAGCACAGACAAGCCAGCAATAGGAGGGCAGGAAGCAGGCAGCGGCAATCTGGTGGTGCCCCTCCAGGTTTCGGGACAGCATCTGAATCAGGTTGTCCCGCTGAGCTGGTGTGGCTGAGACACCTGCGCCCCCTGCACCGTATCCACAATCAGGCTGGTTAAGGCGGAGCTGGAAGTAGAGCTTCTGCAGGTTGGTATCAGAGAAGCCACAGATCTCACCATAGCGGCCCACATACTTGCTAGGGATACGGCCAATGGCAGAGGGCCGGGTAGTTACCAGAATGCTGGCCTGGGAAGGATATGGTTAAAGGTTAATAGAGAAACTTCTGTGTCTCAAGAAACCTGATTGTCACAGGccttggtggtgcaggcctttaatcccagcactcgggaggcagaggcaggcggatctctgtgagtttgaggccagcctggtctccagagcgagtgccaggataggctccaaagctacacagagaaaccctgtctcgaaaaacctaaaaaaaagaaagaaagaaagaaagaaagaaagaaagaaagaaagaagagaaacatgatTGTCTCAAGCCCATAAAGATTGGGGGGAGGGTCCAAGAACGAAGGGCACCATAGTTATCAACATTATAACTAACAGcgctgggcattgtggcacacgcctttgatcccagcacttgggaggcagagacaggtagatctctgtaagttcaaggtcagcttggtatagttagttccaggccagcctgagttaacAAAATGAGAACCTTCCCCCAAAAATTCATCAGCATCAATTACTGATTATTTCCTATGGCCCCAGGCATAGAGCTAAGCACTTTATATATGGTATCTCACTTAACCCATACAGAACAAGGGCAGAAGGAGAAAAAAGTTTGAGAAGATAAATGACTTGCTCAGGGTCCCACAATTAAGAAGTGGAGGGGCCAGGGATTGAACTAACCTAGGTACTGGCCTACACAACAACCATGTAGGCCAAGAACATAGAGTTCCCTGTGGAGCAGGTTAAGGGGCAGCGGCGGCAGGGTGTATGTAGCAAAGAGCAACCCACCTCAGGAAGCATGTATTTGCGTAGCAGGTTGACCATGATGGCAGCTGGTGCCCCGGGTTCCGCTGGGTCATTACAAAGCCCTGTCCCTGCCAGCCGGAAGTCAAGGTTGAGACGTTCCAAGCCATGGAGCACAAAGAGCAGGCGGGATCCGGCAGCGGTCATCAGGGGCAACACCTCCTTCAGGGGTGTGTAACGCTGGGTCACAAGTTGGCACAAGGAAGCTGGGGTGGAGCCCAGGGATGACAAATCCTCACAGGAGAAGGGGATGAGCAGCTCAAAGGCCGGCAGCCTCCCGTAACACCAGTCCAGGACCATCTTGCGTACCAAGGTGCTCTTGCCAGTACCCACGGTCCCATACAGCACCACTGTCTGCACGCGGCGCCCACATGCATCTGGGTCAAAGAGCTGAGACAGAGCCAGTGGGGGCAGCCCAGCGTGGGTTCGTTGATGCCCCGTGGCCAGCTCTGTGGATGGGCGAAGCAGCTCATCTGGGGTGCTCTCGCGGATCACAGGGTCAACATGGACTGTGTCTAGAGCAAAGGTTGGTCCAAACTGACGCTCCTCTCTAGGCAGCCGGCTAAACCACTCTGTGAGGTTCCGGCGATGCCTTTGGATGGCTTCTGGATgagaaagcaaaggacatgggTTAAAACAAGGGAAGAGATGCTTGCTCTTCCCGCCAGCCAGGGTGGCTGTAGGTCAAGATGGGGAGTAACACAGAGAACTCAAAGATACAGGAGCCCATCGTGGTGTGGACAGATAGAATTCCCTTAACCAACAGATCACTCGTAAGGTTTAGGAGCCCTGTGACAGAACACAGGGAGCCTCTGAACCAAGCCTAGGCTAACTGGCTTCCTGACTTTCTCTTTGTATAGTCTTAACTAGTCATAATCTGGCTACTGGACCCGAGGTTGGCTGAAGGTAGGGAGAGACTGTCTCTGTAAGTGCTTTGTGTATGGTCCTTGAGCACAGCACCAGTGATGCACAGATGATGCAAGGAAGAGAGACAAGAAGGGAAGGACCACTAGTGGATGGCAGCAGTCGATTCCCTATGCTTTCCTcatcctccctctccttccaggCCCCTCTCCTTCCCAAACCCTCCTTTACCAGCAGCAGAGATACTCCTGAACAGCTGTCCATGCCTCCCTGGTGGGGGAACACTGTCTGCTGAGTTTCCATGGTGACGGATAAAGGCCCTGGGAGAACAGACATAGGAAGATTTGGGGCTTAGAATGGAACTCAACACTGACGTGGGCTCAGTCCAGTCCAGTCTGTACTTTCCAAGATGACACCCGACTCCTACCCTTCCCAAGGATCGAGGCCTGGCCCCTCCAGCCCTAATTGCTGCCCGCCTGAGACTCAGACTGGCTTCTGCTAGATCCACCCACCCCCCATCATCATGTGTGTCTACATAATCCGCCCCACCCCCATCgtctacatgtgtgtctacatgatCTAAGCCGACTTCCTCTGGATCCCAGGAAGTTGCCTCTGTACCATGCTGCCATCTTGCCCAGGGGATCATGACAGCACATTCTAACCATTCCCATACCCTGATCTATGTCTTTCTATGTTCTGAGGCATGACACACCCAGGTCTCACCTAGGGGTCCCAAGGGGATGCACCCCTTTAAATGGC
This genomic stretch from Cricetulus griseus strain 17A/GY chromosome 4, alternate assembly CriGri-PICRH-1.0, whole genome shotgun sequence harbors:
- the Nlrx1 gene encoding NLR family member X1; translated protein: MRWGCHLPRTSWGSGLGRTPQLSDERISFLTHWSWPFKGVHPLGTPRAFIRHHGNSADSVPPPGRHGQLFRSISAAEAIQRHRRNLTEWFSRLPREERQFGPTFALDTVHVDPVIRESTPDELLRPSTELATGHQRTHAGLPPLALSQLFDPDACGRRVQTVVLYGTVGTGKSTLVRKMVLDWCYGRLPAFELLIPFSCEDLSSLGSTPASLCQLVTQRYTPLKEVLPLMTAAGSRLLFVLHGLERLNLDFRLAGTGLCNDPAEPGAPAAIMVNLLRKYMLPEASILVTTRPSAIGRIPSKYVGRYGEICGFSDTNLQKLYFQLRLNQPDCGYGAGGAGVSATPAQRDNLIQMLSRNLEGHHQIAAACFLPSYCWLVCATLHFLHAPTPAGQTLTSIYTSFLRLNFSGETLDSTHPSNLSLMAYAARTMGKLAYEGVSSRKTYFSEEDVRGCLEAGIKTEEEFQLLQIFRRDALRFFLAPCVEPGHLGTFVFTVPAMQEYLAALYIVLGLRKTALQRVGKEVVELVGRVGEDVSLVLGIVAKLLPLRILPLLFNLLKVVPRVFGRMVSKSREAVAQAMVLEMFREEDYYNDDVLDQMGASILGVEGPKRHPDEPPEDEVFELFPMFMGGLLSAHNRAVLAQLGCPIKNLDALENAQAIKKKLGEMGRQVLPPSELLDHLFFHYEFQNQRFSAEVLGSLRQLNLAGVRMTPLKCTVVAAVLGSGKHPLDEVNLASCQLDPAGLHTLMPVFLRARKLGLQLNSLGPEACRDLRDLLLHNQCQITTLRLSNNPLTAAGVALLMEGLAGNTSLTHLSLLHTDLGDKGLELLATQLDRNKQLQELNVAYNGAGDAAALALAKAARDHPSLELLHLYFNELSSEGRQVLRDLGGSGEGGARVVASLTEGAAVSEYWSVILSEIQRNLNSWDPARVQSHLKLLLRDLEDSRGATLNPWRKAQLLRVESEVKTLLEQLGGSG